In Chitinophagaceae bacterium C216, the genomic stretch TAGCTACGATTTATTAAATTGGTCTCAGGATAGATATGTCGTTTTTAAAGATCTGACAGACAAGGGGACCTGGGGTGGGAATACAGAATCTCCCATCGTAATTCAACGCGAAGACTGGTATTATTTATTCATAGGGCCCGGTCCTAATTATAAAACAACCAAAGTTTATAGAAGCAGAGATCCTTTTAATTGGGACATTGAAGATGAAGTAGCAGTGCTAGAAGCCCATGCACCAGAGATTATTCAGTATAAGGATAAGTGGTATATCAGTCATTGCGGTCTTAAACAAGGAGGACTTTACCTAGCTCCATTATATTGGCATGATGAACTGGAAGAAAAACTAAAGGAGAAATAGTGTTCAGATTTAAGATGAACAGCTTTCAATTTTAAAAAAACATAAAAATAATGATGAAATTTTATTTTAGTCTTTCATGTTTACTAATATTCTCGGTAAATATCTGGGCTCAATCATTGGGTTTATCAGATATTGTAGTTATAAAGGATCGTGTAAAATCCAAGCGGGTGAGCTCCTATGATAGAACCGGCGGCAACGGTGATAACATATACATGATTAAGCCGGGCGAAAAAAGGGTAATATTTGACGTGAAAGGCGCCGGAGTAATCACTCATATCTGGATGACACTTTCTCCAAGACCGGATGTTTTAAATCGATCGGATGTCATTCTTAGAATGTATTGGGATGGAAACTCTTATCCCTCTGTACATGCGCCCATAGGTCCTTTCTTTGGACAAGGATGGAATGAAAGTTATGATTACGTCGCATTGCCTCTTTCTGCAGGCCCTGCCGGAGGAACGGCCTTGGTATCTTATTTTCAAATGCCTTTTGCAAATGGAGCTAAAATTGAAATAGAAAATCAGGCTGATACAGCCGTCGAGGCGCTTTATTTTTATATTGATTATGAAGAATGGGAGTCATTACCTCCCAATATGGGACGTTTCCATGCTTGGTTTAATAGGCAGATTACAGAAGCTCCACCAGAGGGAGAAAACGAATGGGAAGCTATTAGACCGTATGATAAGAATGTTGATGGCAAGAGGAATTATGTTTTCGCCAATATTAAAGGACAAGGACACTATGTAGGGGTAAACTTTTATGTACAAAATCCAACTATCATGTGGTATGGCGAGGGGGATGATATGTTTTTCATAGATGGAGAAGAGAGGCCATCGATTCATGGAACTGGTACCGAAGATTATTTTAATACGGCATGGTGTCCGAGAACCCCATATTTGCATCCTTATTATGGATATCCAAGAGTTTCGAATCATGAAACTGGTTGGTTGTACCGAACTCATGCTTATCGTTTTCACATAACCGATCCTATTCATTTCAACAAAAGCTTAAAAGCTTCCATAGAGCATGGACATGCCAACGGTTTAACCTTGGATTTGGCTAGTGTGGCTTATTGGTATACAAAAGAAGCCACCGATGTAGGCCCTATACCTGATAAGGAAGGACGTAAGTTTATGCCTGCTATCACCGCAAACGATATGTTGCGTTGGCGTCATGAGTGGAGAAAGAGCATGGGGAATGACCCTAAACTATGGGGTAATGAACGTAAATAAGGACTCATTATTTCTCAAATGTTGAGTATATTCAACTCTATAATTGTATATATAACTTGTATCTATTATAAATTGAGTACGCTGACATCTCGTGAGTGTGCTTGAGAAATTTAATCTTAAAAACGAAGATTCATGAAAAAAAGAAGTAGTATTTGGATATTGAGCTTGTTGGTTATGGTTAGTTGGGCTTTTGCTCCTTTGCAAAAGAAAAAACCATTTACTATAGTTTTACTACCGGACACGCAGAATTATGCTGAAAAGTATCCGAACATATTTCGTGCTCAAACTACGTGGGTAGCTGATAAGAAAAACAACATAACATTTGTTTTGCAATTGGGGGACATAACTAATAATAATAGTCCGGAACAATGGCATGTCGCCAAAGAGGCATTCGAAATTATGGATGGAAAAGTTCCCTATTCTTTCGTGGTAGGTAATCACGACATAGGTACTCATGGCTGGACTGATACTAGAAATACAAACTTATTTAATCAATACTTGCCTTATAGTAAGTATTCTAAAATGCCCAATTTTGGAGGGGCGTTTGAAGATGGCAAAATGGATAATACTTGGTATGCATTTAAAGCCGGCGGCTATGACTGGCTCGTACTGAACTTGGAATTTGGGCCACGTAATATTGTACTAGACTGGGCTAATGAAGTTGTACGCAAACATCCAAAGCATAAGGTTATTGTTAACACGCATGCTTATATGTACTCTGACGATAAACGGATTAGCGTACGCCATAATCATAAATGGACCCCTCAAAGCTATGGAATCGGTAAAGACACAGGCCCTAATCAGGTGAATGATGGTGAAGATATGTGGGAGAAGTTTGTCCGCAAGCATAAGAACATCATGTTTGTATTTAGCGGACATGTTTTGAATGAAGGTGTTGGAACATTGGTAAGCAAGGGAGATCATGGTAATGATGTATATCAAATGTTAGCTAATTTCCAATCCGGCGTTATTGGATCCGAGAATGGTGGAAATGGTTTTTTAAGACTGATAACGATCGATCCTAAAAAAAAGAAAGTTATTGTTAAAACCTATTCTCCCTATTTGGATCAGTATAAACAAACACCCGAACATAATTTTCAGTTTGACAATGTCGCCTTTTAGTGTCTTCTAAGACGAGTGAATATATTTATCTCAGCACTATTGTTACTATGCTTTTGGGTAGAATTATTTATAATTGTGTAACAAATTTTTATTAGTGAAAAAGAGGGTTTCTATAAAAGATATTGCGGAGAAAGTAGGCGTTTCAACGGCACTTGTTTCTTATGTGTTAAACGGAAAAGAAAGGGAAGCTAGAGTAGGGCAGGAGATTGCAAAAAAAATACGTAAGGTCGCAGCAGACCTGAATTATCAGCCGAACCTTATAGCTCGAGGACTAAAATTCGGACGTACTAACACACTAGGCCTTATAGTTGCCGATATTTCCAACCCCTTTTTTGCTACATTGGCAAGAAGTATTGAGCTGGAAGCACAGAAAAATGGTTATACTGTACTTTTTGGAAGCAGTGATGAACAATTGGATAAATCCCAAAATCTTATTAATACTTTTTTAAGCCGACAAGTAGACGGATTGATTATTACACCTGTAGCCGGATCTCAATCACAGATCGAGGAGCTAAAAACTAAGGGTATTCCGTTTGTGTTGATGGATAGAGGTTTTTCTGATCTTGAAACCAGTGTGGTGGTAACAGATAACCATGAAGCTATGTATAGTGCTGTAAAACTACTTACCGATAATGGTTACAGAAAAATCGGAATGATTGCTTACGATACGCCGCTTACGCATATGCAGGATCGTATAAAAGGATACAAAGATGCCCTCAAGGATGCAGGTATTCGTTTCCAATCTAAATGGTTAAAGAAAGTTCCATTCGAAGATTACAAGGAGCGGGTAGCCAGGGCTGTTTTGCAGTTGATTGATAAGAAATCTCAACCTGTAGATGCGTTGGTATTTGCTACTAACAGTATTTCTGTACAAGCGTTAAAGATTATTCATGCTCAAAAACTCGTAGTTCCCGATGATCTGGGAATTATTAGTTTTGACGAGAGTGATGCTTTTGAATTTTTCTATACTTCCATTACCTATATCAAGCAGAACCTGAATGAAATCAGTAAAAAGGCTGTTCAGACATTGCTTAAAAACATTAACAGCGTTACCCCTAAAGTAGAAAGAGTAATAGTGCCTTCAACAATTGTCGTTGGAGTAAGTAGTGGTAAAAAACTAAAAGAAAAAGTTGTCGTTTGATGATTTTCTTTATTAGCCGTAATTTAAACGTGTAAGCAGGCAATTTTGTATTTTTGTTTAGAAAGTATCGATATGAAAAAAAATTTACTACTACTACTTGTCATTTTCGCCACGATTGCTGCTAAGGCACAGCAAGGCAAGTTCAACGGCCTTGATATGAACATGGGTAATCTGTCTAAATTGTCAGACGCCAAGACCCGTTCCATTAGCCCTGAAAACTTTACCGGTGAAAAAGGGAGAGGTGGTATGGCCGATCCTGCAAAGGATAAGGGAAAACGAAATGTAGCCAATGCCGCCCACGAAGCAAGAGATTTAGGAGTGGGTTGGAAAGTGAACCCTTTCATTATTATTGAACCGGGAGAAACCTTTACGATGGCTGATATTCAGGGACCTGGTGCTATTCAGCATATCTGGATGACGCCTACAGGCAATCTAAACTTTTCTATTCTTCGCGTATACTATGATGATGAAAAAGATCCTTCGGTAGAGTGTCCTATTGGCCCATTCTTTGCCTCGGCGTGGAATGAGTTCTCACCTCTGAATTCACTAGCAATGACGGTAAACCCGGGAAGCGCATTTAACAGTTATTGGAAGATGCCTTTCAGAAAACGCATCAGAATTACAATGGAGAATATTGATAGCCAGCCAATGCGCCTATATTATCAGATTACCTATGCATTGACTGAGGTAGGCGAGGATGAGGCTTACTTCCATGCACAATATCGCCGCAGCAAGCCCAATATGAGCTCTCTGCATACCATTGTTGATGGAATTAAAGGTAAAGGACATTATGTAGGTACCTATATGGGTGTTGGTGTCAATAATAACGGCTGGTGGGGCGAAGGCGAAATTAAGTTTTTCATGGATGGCGATAAGGATTATGCCACTATCGTAGGAACCGGTACCGAAGATTATTTCTGCGGCTCTTACAATTTTGAAAATAAACGTACCCGTCAGTATCAGGAGTTTTCTACTCCCTATGCCGGATTGCATCAGGTAATACGTCCCGACGGATTATATGCCTCTCAGATGCGTTTTGGAATGTACCGTTGGCACATTATGGATCCTATTCGCTTTGAAAAAGATTTAAAAGTGACCATTCAGGATTTGGGATGGCGATCCGGAGGTCGTTATCTACCGCAAAACTCTGATATCATTACTGTGGCATATTGGTATCAAACTGAGCCTCATAATAAATTCCCTAAACTTCCCAGTGCAGATGTGTTAGAAGTAAACTAATAAAACTTTACATCCATGAAATATTTTTCTTTAACGATTGCGTTGGCCGGTTGCTTAATAACGGCATGCAACAGCGGCACAAACAATAATGATTCATCAGCTAATACCACAGATAATACAATGGAAAGTTATGCCCAAGGCAGTTTTGGATACGATGTCCAATTTTTGCAGCAGCAAGATAGCTCGCTTATTATACTTAAAAGTGAAGATGGATTAAGTCAGGTCATCGTATCGCCAAAGTATCAGGCAAAAGTATTCACTTCAACTGCCGATGGTTTGAGTGGTAAGAGCTTCGGATGGGTGAATTACAAAGCTTTCGACGGACCACTGGATGAGCATATGAATGCTTACGGTGGCGAGGATAGATTATGGCTGGGACCCGAAGGCGGTGTATTTTCACTTTATTTTAAGCCCGGGGCTAAAATGGAGTTTGCCAATTGGAAAACTCCTGCACCCATTGATACGGAGGCTTGGACATTGGTGTCTGCCGATGGTGTTTCTGTTGTCATGAGTAAGGATATGGAGCTGCTGAACTATGCAGGAACTACTTTAAAGATTAAAGCAGATCGTAGTGTCACGTTAATCGGTACTGCAGATATTCATTCCGATTTAGGCATCACGCTGGACAACTCAGTAAAAGCGGTAGCGTTCAGAACCGAGAATAGTCTTACTAATGCGGGTCCAAACCCCTGGGACGAGCAAAGTGGAGCTCCTTGCATGTGGAGCTTGGATATGTTTGCTCCTTCTGAGGGTTGCACTATTGTTATTCCTTATAATGATAAAGCCACAGGTAAAGTAGCTACTACTGATTATTTCGGAGAAATAGCAGCGGATAGAATTACGTATAAAGATGGCATCCTTTTCTTTAAAGCTGATGGTAAATCACGAGGTAAATTAGGAATTCCACCTGCACGTGTAAAAGATGTTGCCGGTAGCTACGATGCCACCCATAATGTACTCACTATCGTAAAATTTGATATTCATCCTTCCGGAAAATACTTGAATCAAGAATGGCGTACCGACCGCGAGCCTTTTAGCGGTGATGCCATGAATGCTTATAATGATGGCCCCCTGGAAGATGGCAATCAGATGGGGCCTTTTTATGAAATTGAAAGTGTTTCACCTGCAGCATTCCTGAAACCCGGCGAAAAGCAAGTGCATAAACATAATGTGTATCATTTTATCGGCAATAAAACCGCTTTAAGCGAAATCGCTAAGAAAGTGTTGGGCGTTTCGGTTGAAGACATTGAAAAGATATTTAAGTAGGCAGTTTCTATAAAGTGTGTTAACCAATTAATTTTTGAAAACTAATGGCGAAAAAGCAAAAGTTACAGAATAACAAATATCCGAGAATTGGTATTCGTCCTATTATTGATGGACGTTTAGGAGGTATTAGAGAATCGCTAGAGGCGACTACTATGGCTATGGCAAAGTCCGTGGCCGAATTATATACCCGTGAGCTCAGATATCCTGATGGTACTCCCGTAGAATGTGTGATTGCCGATACTACCATTGGAGGTGTAAAAGAAGCTGCAGCGTGTGCGGAAAAATTTGAGGCCAATAACGTGGGTGTTTCTTTATCGGTAACGCCTTGCTGGTGTTATGGTTCAGAAACAATGGACATGAATCCTTATATACCTAAAGCAATATGGGGATTTAATGGTACGGAGCGTCCGGGTGCTGTTTATCTTGCAGCCACACTGGCAGCACATAATCAAAAAGGACTTCCTTGTTTTGGTATATATGGAAAAGATGTGCAGGATATGGGTGATACTACAATCCCTGCAGATGTGGAAGCTAAACTATTGAATTTTGCAAGAGCAGGGCTCGCTGTTGCTATCATGCGCGGGAAGTCCTATCTGGCCATAGGTTCTGTGTCCATGGGAATTGCTGGCTCTATCGTAGATCCCCAGTTTTTCCAGGATTATCTGGGTATGCGCAATGAATATGTAGATTCCACAGAAGTATTACGTAGGATTCAGTTGGGTATTTATGATCATGATGAGTTCAAGCGCGCGATGGTATGGGTAAAGAAATATTGTAAAGAAGGAAAAGATCTGAATAGAAAAGAAAAGGTAAAATCACGCCGTGAAAAGGATAAAGACTGGGAGTTTGTTGTGAAGATGACTATGATTATCCGAGACCTGATGGTCGGAAATCCAAAGCTGGCTAAGATGGGATATGAAGAGGAAGCATTAGGTCATAACGCTATTGTTTCCGGATTCCAAGGGCAACGTCAGTGGACCGATTTCTTACCGGATGGTGATTTTTCCGAGGCTTTGTTGAATTCTTCATTCGATTGGAACGGCATTCGTAATCCATATATAGTAGCAACCGAAAATGATTGTTATAACGGGGTTTCTATGCTGTTTAATTATTTGCTCACCAATACAGCACAGATTTTTGCTGATGTACGTACCTATTGGAGTCCGGATGCTACAGAGCGCGTGACAGGGTGGAGACCCGATGGTATAGCAGCAGAAGGGTTTATTCATTTAATAAACTCGGGTTCGGCTTCACTGGATGGTACAGGCCGGCAGTCCAAAGAGGGTAAACCGGTAATGAAACCTTTCTGGGAAATTACACAAAAAGAGGTGAAAGCTTGTCTAGACGCTACAGAATGGAGCCCTTCCAATCGTGATTACATGCGTGGTGGAGGTTTTTCATCTACTTTTTTAACCAGAGGTGGTATGCCGGTTACTATGTGTCGTTTGAATTTGATAAAAGGCCTAGGGCCAGTGCTGCAAATTGCAGAAGGTTATACCATTGACTTGCCCAAGCATGTACATGATATATTGAACAGACGTACAGATCCTATATGGCCTACCACATGGTTTGTACCTAATACTACTGGTAAAGGGCCATTTAAAGATGTATATTCTGTAATGGCTAATTGGGGTGCGAATCACGGCGCTATTAGTTATGGTCATATTGGTGATCAGTTGATCACACTTGCCTCTATGCTTCGTATTCCTGTGGCTATGCACAATGTAGATGAGGGACGTATTTTCAGGCCTTCTGCATGGGGTGCATTTGGTATGGATCCTGAGGGATCGGACTATAGAGCTTGTTCTGTATATGGACCTTTGTATAAGTAGG encodes the following:
- the cpdA_2 gene encoding 3',5'-cyclic adenosine monophosphate phosphodiesterase CpdA, which produces MKKRSSIWILSLLVMVSWAFAPLQKKKPFTIVLLPDTQNYAEKYPNIFRAQTTWVADKKNNITFVLQLGDITNNNSPEQWHVAKEAFEIMDGKVPYSFVVGNHDIGTHGWTDTRNTNLFNQYLPYSKYSKMPNFGGAFEDGKMDNTWYAFKAGGYDWLVLNLEFGPRNIVLDWANEVVRKHPKHKVIVNTHAYMYSDDKRISVRHNHKWTPQSYGIGKDTGPNQVNDGEDMWEKFVRKHKNIMFVFSGHVLNEGVGTLVSKGDHGNDVYQMLANFQSGVIGSENGGNGFLRLITIDPKKKKVIVKTYSPYLDQYKQTPEHNFQFDNVAF
- the ccpA_4 gene encoding Catabolite control protein A, which encodes MKKRVSIKDIAEKVGVSTALVSYVLNGKEREARVGQEIAKKIRKVAADLNYQPNLIARGLKFGRTNTLGLIVADISNPFFATLARSIELEAQKNGYTVLFGSSDEQLDKSQNLINTFLSRQVDGLIITPVAGSQSQIEELKTKGIPFVLMDRGFSDLETSVVVTDNHEAMYSAVKLLTDNGYRKIGMIAYDTPLTHMQDRIKGYKDALKDAGIRFQSKWLKKVPFEDYKERVARAVLQLIDKKSQPVDALVFATNSISVQALKIIHAQKLVVPDDLGIISFDESDAFEFFYTSITYIKQNLNEISKKAVQTLLKNINSVTPKVERVIVPSTIVVGVSSGKKLKEKVVV
- the fucI gene encoding L-fucose isomerase, with product MAKKQKLQNNKYPRIGIRPIIDGRLGGIRESLEATTMAMAKSVAELYTRELRYPDGTPVECVIADTTIGGVKEAAACAEKFEANNVGVSLSVTPCWCYGSETMDMNPYIPKAIWGFNGTERPGAVYLAATLAAHNQKGLPCFGIYGKDVQDMGDTTIPADVEAKLLNFARAGLAVAIMRGKSYLAIGSVSMGIAGSIVDPQFFQDYLGMRNEYVDSTEVLRRIQLGIYDHDEFKRAMVWVKKYCKEGKDLNRKEKVKSRREKDKDWEFVVKMTMIIRDLMVGNPKLAKMGYEEEALGHNAIVSGFQGQRQWTDFLPDGDFSEALLNSSFDWNGIRNPYIVATENDCYNGVSMLFNYLLTNTAQIFADVRTYWSPDATERVTGWRPDGIAAEGFIHLINSGSASLDGTGRQSKEGKPVMKPFWEITQKEVKACLDATEWSPSNRDYMRGGGFSSTFLTRGGMPVTMCRLNLIKGLGPVLQIAEGYTIDLPKHVHDILNRRTDPIWPTTWFVPNTTGKGPFKDVYSVMANWGANHGAISYGHIGDQLITLASMLRIPVAMHNVDEGRIFRPSAWGAFGMDPEGSDYRACSVYGPLYK